A window of the Desulforapulum autotrophicum HRM2 genome harbors these coding sequences:
- a CDS encoding tyrosine-type recombinase/integrase yields MANNNGLKKGSIITVEPIRKQKDIKAISRLLSSKPRDYLLWVMGINNGLRANDLVRIRYNQVEGLKAGAAIKIVETKTGKTNVLVINKSVYKALENFVKAVNPGADDYLFRSRKGKGHISSQSVGRLIRSWTSAINLKGQYGAHTLRKTFGYQQRVHFGAGYEILCKRYNHSSPAITMRYLGIQDKEVHELLMNEVG; encoded by the coding sequence ATGGCAAACAACAATGGTCTCAAGAAAGGGTCCATCATCACCGTTGAACCCATCCGCAAACAGAAAGACATCAAGGCCATCTCCAGGCTGCTATCTTCTAAGCCGAGGGACTATCTCCTGTGGGTCATGGGAATTAACAACGGCCTGAGAGCAAATGACCTGGTTCGTATCCGGTACAATCAGGTGGAGGGATTAAAAGCCGGGGCTGCAATCAAGATTGTCGAAACCAAAACCGGCAAAACAAATGTTCTGGTCATCAACAAGTCCGTCTACAAAGCCTTGGAAAATTTTGTCAAAGCTGTGAATCCTGGCGCAGATGATTACCTGTTCAGGTCCAGGAAGGGCAAAGGACACATATCCAGCCAGAGCGTTGGCCGATTGATAAGGTCCTGGACATCAGCCATCAATTTGAAGGGGCAGTACGGAGCGCACACTTTGAGGAAGACTTTTGGATACCAGCAGCGGGTCCATTTCGGCGCTGGCTATGAAATCCTGTGTAAAAGATACAATCATTCCAGCCCGGCAATAACAATGAGATACCTGGGCATCCAGGACAAAGAGGTACATGAGCTCCTGATGAACGAGGTTGGTTGA
- a CDS encoding helix-turn-helix domain-containing protein has translation MIDQDKRQAIYYLHKEGMSLRTIARNMGISVNTVISIIQQQGLIPEPLRKDKITIDEALLKKVYQECNGWNQRIHEILTEEHKLDVGYSTLTRMIRELDLGNSKKNKRCSQVPDQPGQEMQHDTTTYVLPIGDVRIRVVASIIYWRYSKVRYLKFYRHFDRFTMKCFLHEALMFWGYAARECIIDNTNLARLRGLGRNAVIVPEMERFAAQYGFEFVCHEKNHPNRKAGNERSFYTTETNFIPGRTFKTFEDLNQQGLAWATVRMPNRPMAKTRLIPEKLFAHEQTFLTKMPAFITQPYREHQRVTDQYGYIPVDGNYYWVPGTGRHDVIALEYSDHLKIYLNRQCLGEYQLPPEGTKNKKIGPDGQPPPIRQPRNRKKPTINQEKLLRELSSEVSKYIDEFVIPMSGKKRHGFIRQMYSLNQKLTPSLFIAAIARALTYRITDIETIKRIAVLKMQQGNCKIQSPDVDMTYINRKSFLEGQFADEVDLTTYDDLEDTHG, from the coding sequence ATGATCGATCAAGACAAACGCCAGGCAATCTATTATCTACATAAAGAGGGAATGAGCCTGCGGACAATAGCCCGCAATATGGGCATCTCTGTCAACACGGTAATATCCATTATCCAACAGCAAGGTTTGATACCGGAACCGCTCCGCAAAGATAAAATCACGATTGACGAGGCTCTTCTGAAAAAAGTTTACCAGGAGTGTAACGGCTGGAACCAGCGGATCCATGAAATTCTTACGGAAGAGCATAAGCTTGATGTTGGTTATTCAACATTAACCCGGATGATCCGTGAGCTTGACCTTGGTAACAGCAAGAAGAATAAACGTTGTAGCCAGGTTCCTGATCAGCCAGGGCAGGAGATGCAGCATGACACCACCACCTACGTCCTGCCGATAGGTGATGTTCGAATCAGGGTTGTTGCCAGCATCATTTACTGGCGCTACTCCAAGGTTCGTTATCTGAAGTTCTACCGTCATTTTGATCGATTTACCATGAAATGCTTTTTACATGAGGCACTAATGTTCTGGGGATATGCTGCCCGGGAATGCATCATTGACAATACCAACCTGGCCCGTCTGCGGGGGCTCGGCAGGAATGCTGTGATTGTTCCTGAAATGGAACGATTTGCAGCCCAGTACGGATTTGAATTTGTCTGTCACGAGAAAAATCATCCCAACAGAAAAGCCGGCAATGAAAGGAGCTTTTATACAACGGAGACAAACTTCATTCCCGGCCGAACCTTTAAGACGTTCGAAGACCTCAATCAACAAGGGTTAGCCTGGGCGACGGTGCGGATGCCGAACCGGCCTATGGCTAAAACCAGACTGATCCCCGAGAAGCTGTTTGCCCATGAACAGACATTCCTGACGAAAATGCCCGCATTCATTACACAGCCTTACCGTGAACATCAGAGAGTCACCGATCAATACGGGTATATACCCGTTGACGGCAATTATTATTGGGTACCGGGAACCGGTCGTCATGACGTGATTGCCCTGGAATACAGCGACCATCTTAAAATCTATCTCAACAGGCAGTGTCTTGGGGAGTATCAACTTCCACCAGAAGGTACGAAGAATAAAAAGATAGGACCAGACGGGCAACCACCGCCCATACGTCAGCCTCGCAACCGAAAAAAACCAACAATAAACCAGGAAAAACTTTTGAGAGAGCTCTCCTCTGAAGTGAGTAAGTACATAGATGAATTTGTAATACCGATGAGTGGTAAAAAACGTCATGGGTTCATCCGGCAAATGTACAGCCTGAACCAAAAACTGACGCCCTCATTGTTTATCGCAGCAATTGCGAGAGCCTTAACCTATCGCATCACCGATATTGAAACCATTAAACGAATTGCCGTTCTCAAGATGCAACAGGGAAATTGCAAAATCCAAAGCCCTGATGTGGATATGACGTACATAAACCGTAAAAGCTTTCTTGAGGGGCAGTTCGCCGATGAAGTAGACCTGACCACTTATGACGATCTGGAGGATACCCATGGATAA
- a CDS encoding tyrosine-type recombinase/integrase yields the protein MANKTSNKNMYQDPASGVWYFQKKVRGLPKPYKFSLDTKSVVEARKKRDEYLLEVKVNGFIQKNEVVVVNPEDGTCFGEIAVQWAELKKTKVSKSTIQEYRKVMNKYILPQFGNRRIDSITGLEIEVLVSKLKCGGKTKNNILTPFKDVMRFAKKHKLIQHNPFDDVDSIKRESSEIHPLSLGEIKLFLEHVPDYYRPLFTFLFFTGARFGEAAALKWKRVDLTNGMIHIAKTYVRGEYKDPKTKGSIRTVKLSPIVIDALHQQREHTMDKSEFVFLNTLGRHIHPHSVNLHVFRPTLEKAGLSANKSFSAATRRSCKDTRSSYITNSLDNNERMGFVQKQVGHTTTKMIVEHYYRHLPAPDDGKGLEKAIEDFELQKVEGVGQIE from the coding sequence ATGGCAAATAAAACATCAAACAAAAACATGTACCAGGACCCAGCAAGCGGTGTCTGGTATTTTCAGAAAAAGGTAAGAGGGCTTCCCAAGCCGTACAAGTTCTCTCTGGATACAAAATCAGTGGTAGAGGCCAGGAAGAAACGAGACGAGTACCTCCTGGAAGTCAAAGTCAATGGTTTTATCCAGAAGAATGAGGTTGTGGTTGTCAATCCGGAAGATGGAACTTGTTTTGGGGAAATCGCTGTTCAATGGGCGGAATTAAAAAAAACGAAAGTTTCCAAATCAACGATACAGGAGTACAGAAAAGTCATGAATAAATACATCCTGCCACAGTTTGGAAACCGACGTATCGATTCGATTACCGGTCTTGAAATTGAAGTGTTGGTCAGCAAGTTGAAGTGCGGTGGAAAAACGAAGAATAATATACTGACTCCATTCAAGGATGTTATGCGGTTTGCTAAAAAGCACAAACTGATTCAGCACAACCCTTTCGATGACGTGGATAGTATCAAGCGAGAATCATCAGAGATACATCCATTGAGCCTGGGGGAAATCAAACTGTTTCTTGAACATGTACCGGATTATTACCGTCCACTTTTTACATTCCTGTTCTTCACTGGTGCCCGTTTTGGCGAGGCAGCTGCCCTGAAATGGAAACGTGTTGATTTGACCAACGGTATGATACACATTGCCAAGACCTATGTTCGAGGGGAGTACAAAGACCCAAAGACCAAAGGGTCCATCAGAACTGTCAAGCTGTCGCCCATTGTCATTGATGCGTTGCATCAGCAGCGGGAACACACCATGGATAAGTCTGAGTTCGTATTCCTGAACACATTAGGCAGGCATATTCACCCGCATAGTGTCAATCTTCATGTTTTCAGACCAACTCTGGAAAAAGCAGGACTGTCAGCCAACAAGAGTTTTAGTGCCGCGACCAGGAGAAGTTGTAAAGATACCAGGTCATCCTATATCACCAACTCCCTGGATAATAATGAACGTATGGGCTTTGTTCAAAAACAGGTCGGACACACAACAACCAAGATGATTGTTGAGCACTATTACAGGCATCTTCCTGCACCGGATGACGGCAAGGGATTGGAAAAAGCGATAGAGGACTTTGAATTACAAAAAGTTGAAGGGGTGGGACAAATTGAATAA
- a CDS encoding helix-turn-helix domain-containing protein, translating into MKEKEFETLWGKELWTQKEVAEYFRVVPSTIKNWRDQGLLSYWQAPGSTRVLYYRDEIKDFCGKNSFCKKGGGRYQKDLRLKREKPVVSTKPAKAWRI; encoded by the coding sequence ATGAAAGAAAAGGAATTTGAAACGCTGTGGGGAAAAGAACTCTGGACACAGAAGGAAGTTGCAGAGTATTTTAGGGTTGTACCGAGTACAATTAAAAATTGGCGAGACCAAGGGTTGCTGTCATACTGGCAAGCACCGGGTTCAACCAGAGTGTTGTATTATAGAGATGAAATCAAGGATTTCTGCGGCAAGAACTCATTTTGTAAGAAAGGCGGTGGTAGGTATCAAAAAGATTTAAGGTTAAAAAGGGAAAAGCCAGTTGTGTCTACCAAACCTGCAAAGGCATGGAGGATATAA
- a CDS encoding reverse transcriptase family protein: MPEPYSKRDLRINSLKHLAHRLGFAPEVLQKAASRAEKSYKFDKIPKKSGKGFREISKPNALLKNIQKAIHKLLTEIEISDNAHCGIKKRSNVTNAMNHCNKEWVYSMDFKNFFPNISHHQVYGLFRYELKCSPDVTSILTRLCTVKGGVPQGGSMSMDIANLVSRKLDTRLEGLCKIHNLSYTRHCDDLNFSGKRILDTFRAKVEIIIKESGFPLNPDKETLIPHHHPQSVVGLRVNRKKPCVPRKTRREWRKEKHVLNKFEVHGLSPHEIEKRKQRINGQNAYLSHINNIQP, translated from the coding sequence ATGCCTGAACCGTATTCCAAGAGAGATTTGCGGATAAACAGCCTAAAACACCTTGCTCACCGTCTTGGTTTCGCACCTGAAGTATTACAAAAAGCAGCGTCCAGAGCAGAAAAATCATACAAATTCGATAAAATTCCTAAAAAAAGCGGGAAAGGATTTCGTGAAATTTCAAAGCCGAATGCTCTATTAAAAAATATCCAGAAAGCCATACACAAACTTCTTACAGAGATAGAGATTTCTGATAATGCCCATTGTGGCATAAAAAAAAGGTCTAACGTCACAAATGCAATGAACCACTGTAATAAGGAATGGGTTTATAGCATGGACTTCAAGAATTTCTTCCCGAACATATCACACCATCAAGTTTATGGATTATTCCGGTACGAGTTAAAATGCTCTCCTGATGTCACTTCAATTCTCACAAGACTCTGCACTGTCAAAGGAGGCGTTCCTCAAGGTGGTTCTATGAGCATGGATATTGCTAATTTGGTTTCCCGAAAGCTGGATACCAGATTGGAAGGCCTTTGCAAAATTCATAATTTGTCCTATACCAGACACTGTGATGATTTGAATTTCTCTGGCAAACGAATCCTGGATACATTTAGAGCTAAAGTTGAAATCATAATCAAAGAATCTGGTTTTCCGTTGAATCCAGACAAAGAGACTTTAATTCCACATCACCATCCACAGTCGGTCGTCGGATTGAGGGTCAACAGAAAAAAACCGTGTGTCCCGCGAAAAACAAGGAGAGAGTGGCGAAAGGAAAAACATGTGCTTAACAAATTTGAGGTACATGGTCTTAGTCCTCATGAAATTGAAAAAAGAAAGCAGCGTATAAATGGACAAAACGCATATTTATCCCATATAAATAATATCCAGCCATAG
- a CDS encoding toll/interleukin-1 receptor domain-containing protein, protein MEVSLPTDTDGFLSQECPSCNQKFKALFGEGSSEPISFCPYCGYHGQNCWYTDEQVKYVQSVAMSDIVNPELKKMSQELEAHSKGFLKMKLEDELPGKIVHPMEVDDDFDLLYFPCCNETIKASQHEHHFCIICGAEIDMKENALKQVFLSHKGVDKDMVINFKKTLDLLGYSPWLDEDAMPAGTPLERGILQGMKSSCGAVFFITPSFKDEGYLETEINYAIQEWREKKDKFSLITLQFIDVNGDAGVIPDLLKPYVWKTPKTELEALCEIIRALPVLPGIVDWREKINGVVRLSTVKSTATELSIEAKTLLEAAAADDGTIMYNRYLGGEGIEIGSKNLITGKDPRQIALWVGGLEDLQRRRYIKDVGHKGEYFEMTREGYAAADELSET, encoded by the coding sequence ATGGAAGTAAGCCTCCCAACTGATACTGATGGTTTCCTTTCACAGGAATGTCCATCCTGCAATCAAAAATTCAAGGCGCTCTTTGGTGAAGGCAGCAGTGAACCTATCTCATTTTGCCCATATTGTGGATATCATGGGCAAAACTGTTGGTATACAGATGAACAGGTAAAATATGTTCAATCAGTTGCAATGAGCGATATCGTTAATCCAGAGTTGAAAAAAATGAGTCAGGAGTTGGAAGCTCATTCCAAGGGTTTCCTTAAAATGAAATTGGAGGACGAGTTACCTGGCAAAATAGTTCATCCAATGGAAGTCGATGACGATTTCGACCTATTATATTTTCCATGCTGTAATGAGACGATTAAAGCCTCACAGCATGAACATCACTTTTGCATTATTTGCGGAGCAGAGATTGATATGAAAGAAAACGCATTAAAACAAGTATTTTTGAGCCACAAGGGTGTTGACAAAGATATGGTCATTAATTTCAAAAAAACTTTAGACCTACTTGGTTATAGCCCTTGGCTGGATGAAGACGCAATGCCAGCAGGAACACCATTAGAGCGAGGCATACTCCAAGGCATGAAAAGTTCCTGTGGTGCAGTTTTTTTTATCACGCCATCTTTCAAGGATGAAGGTTATCTGGAAACGGAGATTAATTACGCTATTCAAGAATGGCGTGAAAAAAAAGATAAATTTTCACTCATAACTTTACAATTCATCGATGTGAATGGCGATGCGGGTGTTATTCCAGATTTGCTAAAGCCTTATGTTTGGAAAACGCCAAAAACAGAACTTGAAGCCTTGTGTGAAATCATACGTGCTTTGCCTGTCCTTCCAGGAATTGTAGACTGGCGTGAAAAAATAAATGGTGTTGTTAGACTATCAACGGTCAAATCGACCGCTACAGAACTTTCCATAGAAGCAAAAACACTCTTAGAGGCAGCTGCCGCTGATGATGGAACAATAATGTACAATCGCTATTTAGGCGGTGAAGGGATTGAAATAGGCAGCAAGAATCTGATTACAGGAAAAGACCCAAGGCAAATAGCATTGTGGGTTGGTGGGCTCGAAGATTTACAAAGGCGACGATACATTAAAGACGTTGGGCACAAAGGTGAATATTTTGAAATGACTCGGGAAGGCTATGCTGCTGCTGATGAGCTATCAGAAACTTAG
- a CDS encoding chromosome partitioning protein ParB — translation MIEQIELSEIDLRYESYRLRSKVEEQALINSVLNHGIREPLEGVAPVDGPKILLNGFKRVRCAKKLNIGIVPWYSLGQDEAVGILELLRRSTTKSLTILEQARLIDELQGVHAMGTADIALLLEKSKAWVSVRSGIMVDMSECVKAAIFNGRFPAYAYLYILRPFIRINAVTKKEVNTFVTVVSGMHLSIREIRTLAHGYFKGSDELRKQIEVGNIPWCLKQLKETTKPETGCIGDEQRMLTDLEQALRKMQRICVKSYDNRLTSGAFLAQANLLTKELLDHITPFEQSMRALYDRSRQTPGNLLST, via the coding sequence ATGATTGAACAGATTGAATTGTCGGAAATAGATCTTCGTTACGAATCGTATCGCCTTCGTTCAAAGGTAGAGGAGCAGGCTCTTATTAACTCTGTCTTGAACCATGGTATCCGGGAACCCTTGGAAGGTGTTGCGCCGGTGGACGGTCCCAAGATTCTTCTCAATGGCTTCAAACGGGTACGATGTGCCAAGAAACTCAACATTGGTATTGTTCCCTGGTATAGTCTTGGACAGGATGAAGCTGTTGGCATCCTTGAATTACTGCGCCGTTCCACGACCAAATCCCTTACGATTCTTGAACAGGCCCGGTTGATCGATGAACTTCAGGGTGTTCATGCCATGGGTACTGCCGATATTGCCCTCCTACTTGAAAAAAGTAAGGCCTGGGTGAGTGTACGTAGCGGCATCATGGTCGACATGAGCGAGTGCGTTAAAGCCGCTATTTTTAATGGTCGATTCCCTGCCTATGCCTACCTGTATATTCTGCGTCCGTTTATACGTATAAACGCAGTGACAAAAAAAGAGGTGAATACATTTGTGACTGTTGTATCCGGTATGCATTTGAGTATCCGTGAGATCAGAACGCTTGCCCATGGGTACTTTAAGGGATCGGACGAACTGCGCAAACAGATAGAAGTGGGTAATATCCCATGGTGCCTGAAGCAGTTGAAGGAAACAACCAAACCTGAGACTGGGTGTATAGGCGATGAACAGCGGATGCTCACAGATCTTGAGCAAGCGCTCAGGAAAATGCAGCGCATTTGTGTCAAAAGTTATGACAATCGCCTTACAAGTGGTGCATTCCTGGCCCAGGCTAATCTTCTTACCAAAGAATTATTAGATCATATAACACCATTTGAACAATCCATGAGGGCACTTTATGATCGATCAAGACAAACGCCAGGCAATCTATTATCTACATAA
- a CDS encoding IS481 family transposase: protein MGNTQTSTWQRWGQFRLAVIGELLSCPPATGDLQQDIARLAQKVYQHPINGSQKITFGASTIERWYYKARHADDPVAVLGRKIRSDAGVRWSMSNALFNALKNQYKTYPRWTVQLHYDNLKVLAKGQPEWGKLPSYKTVLRCMRDNGWLRSHEPAQPTQGQKWASERREKREIRGFEIAYVHGLWHLDFHHAKIRILDASGNWFQPMALAILDDHSRICCHLQFYLAETAECLVHGLTQAFMKRGLPRALMTDNGSAMLAEETTRGLERLGIVHKTTLPYSPYQNGKQEVFWSQLEGRLLELLRKKKDLTLSYLNQAGQAWTEQDYHRRCNREMKATPLDRLMNHKSVARKVPDSETMHLAFTRRITRKPRRSDATVAVAGIRYELPVRFAHMESVVLLAPSWDKSQIILVDEKTDTPLARILPQDKTSNASGRRRFVSSESPPADPVETHEQPALLKKWMADYAASGLPPAYLPKEEISIE, encoded by the coding sequence ATGGGTAATACTCAAACATCCACCTGGCAGCGCTGGGGTCAGTTCCGGCTTGCTGTTATCGGAGAGCTGTTGTCCTGCCCCCCTGCCACGGGAGACCTGCAGCAGGACATCGCCCGGCTTGCACAAAAAGTTTACCAGCATCCCATCAATGGAAGCCAGAAGATTACTTTTGGAGCGTCGACCATTGAGCGCTGGTATTACAAGGCCAGACATGCCGATGATCCAGTGGCTGTCCTGGGCCGCAAAATCCGATCAGATGCCGGAGTTCGCTGGTCCATGTCCAATGCGCTTTTTAACGCGCTGAAAAATCAATACAAAACCTATCCCCGCTGGACCGTGCAACTGCACTACGACAACCTGAAAGTTCTGGCAAAAGGACAGCCGGAATGGGGCAAGTTGCCCAGCTATAAGACTGTTTTACGCTGCATGCGGGATAACGGCTGGTTGCGCTCCCATGAACCGGCCCAGCCCACTCAAGGGCAAAAATGGGCTTCAGAGCGCCGGGAAAAGAGAGAAATAAGGGGTTTTGAAATCGCCTATGTCCATGGGCTCTGGCATCTGGATTTTCACCATGCAAAAATCCGCATTCTCGATGCCTCTGGCAATTGGTTCCAGCCCATGGCTCTGGCTATCCTTGATGACCATTCCCGCATCTGCTGCCACCTGCAATTTTATCTGGCTGAAACGGCAGAATGTCTGGTCCATGGATTAACCCAGGCATTCATGAAACGAGGACTTCCCAGGGCTTTGATGACTGATAACGGGTCTGCCATGCTGGCGGAGGAAACCACACGGGGGTTAGAACGTCTGGGCATCGTGCATAAAACGACCCTGCCCTATTCACCATATCAAAACGGGAAGCAGGAAGTCTTCTGGAGCCAGCTTGAAGGGCGCCTTTTGGAGCTTTTGCGGAAGAAGAAGGACTTGACGCTTTCCTATCTCAACCAGGCCGGACAAGCCTGGACGGAGCAAGACTACCACCGCAGATGTAATCGGGAAATGAAAGCAACGCCTTTGGATCGTCTCATGAACCATAAAAGCGTTGCCAGAAAGGTTCCTGACAGCGAAACGATGCACCTTGCCTTTACACGCAGGATAACGCGAAAACCAAGACGCAGCGACGCCACAGTGGCCGTCGCCGGCATCCGTTATGAGTTGCCGGTTCGATTTGCCCATATGGAATCGGTGGTTCTACTGGCACCCAGCTGGGATAAAAGCCAGATAATACTGGTTGATGAAAAAACCGATACCCCTCTTGCCCGAATTTTACCCCAGGATAAAACAAGTAATGCATCCGGAAGGCGCCGATTCGTTTCATCTGAAAGCCCCCCTGCTGACCCTGTTGAGACCCATGAACAACCTGCTTTGTTAAAAAAGTGGATGGCTGATTACGCAGCCTCGGGCCTGCCCCCTGCTTACCTTCCCAAGGAGGAGATTTCTATTGAATAA
- a CDS encoding helix-turn-helix domain-containing protein, which produces MKLGQLLKFIRTSKEMTQKEMASLIGISQNYLSLIESGTKNPSSDKLSDFAEALQISKDALIFVSSNPPEELSGKDQKKYEQLQNNIVSLLLFELTGETENNA; this is translated from the coding sequence ATGAAATTAGGTCAATTATTAAAATTTATTAGAACATCCAAGGAGATGACCCAAAAAGAAATGGCAAGTCTTATCGGGATTTCTCAGAACTATTTATCACTCATTGAAAGCGGAACAAAAAATCCCAGTTCCGACAAGCTTTCAGATTTTGCCGAGGCATTACAAATATCAAAAGATGCTCTTATATTTGTATCCTCGAACCCACCGGAAGAGCTTTCAGGTAAAGACCAAAAAAAGTATGAACAATTACAAAACAACATCGTGTCTCTCCTATTGTTTGAATTGACCGGAGAAACAGAAAATAATGCCTGA
- a CDS encoding ATP-binding protein: MDKELEAMLKYIRLPGLLANWNSYLTTAGQDNYSHTRLLKEIIQNEYTIKKENSRKLRISKACIPERYVMETFPFDRQPNLSRKKVINIYDSDYMEQRQNIIWIGSTGTGKTGLATSFLMQDINKGYKGRFITFPELVELLYQSVADHTEAKIIKMFEGYDTLLIDELGYVEIEPIQVGLFFTLMQRRHKRKTTLITSNLGFAQWTTFLQNNQLTAALIDRLTENSHVINMKDCVSLRAKLNTGQG, from the coding sequence ATGGATAAAGAATTGGAAGCTATGCTCAAGTATATCCGGCTACCAGGATTATTGGCAAATTGGAACAGCTATCTGACGACTGCGGGTCAGGATAACTACTCGCACACAAGACTCTTGAAAGAGATCATCCAAAATGAATATACCATCAAGAAAGAGAACTCCAGAAAACTTCGGATCAGCAAAGCATGCATACCGGAAAGGTATGTCATGGAGACCTTCCCGTTTGACCGGCAACCCAATCTATCCAGGAAAAAAGTCATTAACATTTATGACTCGGACTACATGGAACAACGACAGAACATAATCTGGATAGGCTCCACGGGCACCGGAAAGACTGGACTTGCCACATCCTTTTTGATGCAGGACATCAATAAGGGATACAAGGGCCGTTTTATAACCTTCCCTGAACTTGTTGAACTGCTGTATCAATCGGTTGCAGATCATACTGAAGCAAAAATCATCAAGATGTTCGAGGGATACGACACTCTTCTGATCGATGAGTTGGGCTACGTGGAGATAGAGCCGATCCAGGTAGGTTTATTTTTTACACTGATGCAACGGCGACATAAAAGAAAGACCACGTTAATCACCTCAAATCTCGGGTTTGCTCAATGGACCACCTTCTTGCAAAACAACCAACTGACGGCTGCGCTTATTGACCGTTTGACAGAAAACAGCCATGTAATCAACATGAAGGACTGTGTAAGCTTGCGAGCAAAGCTGAATACCGGACAAGGGTAG
- a CDS encoding CHC2 zinc finger domain-containing protein, which translates to MAGSRYTREHLFTLRNHILIDRLIETMAIPSKTQEGCYRFQCPVCNGFNTGINPKTNLARCFNCQKNYNTIDLVMTVKELSFIDSVAYLEALKMTIPVPSREAHSPPPTPNRSRDTVKQSKPVVLGDIFKSLATSAPITSPQLRNNERQTIENLHERVSVLEDCIKSLTDKIALIELR; encoded by the coding sequence ATGGCCGGTTCCCGTTATACCCGTGAACATCTATTTACCCTTCGTAACCACATCCTTATAGACAGGCTGATTGAAACCATGGCCATACCTTCAAAAACCCAGGAAGGGTGTTATAGGTTCCAATGCCCTGTTTGCAACGGGTTCAACACCGGTATTAACCCAAAGACAAATCTGGCACGCTGTTTTAATTGTCAAAAAAACTATAACACAATTGACCTTGTGATGACTGTCAAAGAGCTGAGCTTTATTGATAGCGTTGCTTACCTGGAAGCATTAAAAATGACAATCCCGGTCCCATCAAGGGAGGCACACTCCCCTCCACCGACGCCAAACCGTTCAAGGGATACTGTCAAACAAAGCAAACCGGTGGTCCTTGGTGACATCTTCAAATCACTAGCAACATCTGCCCCAATCACATCCCCACAGCTTCGAAACAATGAGCGTCAGACAATTGAGAATCTTCATGAGAGAGTCTCGGTACTGGAAGACTGCATCAAATCTCTAACTGACAAAATAGCTTTAATTGAGCTTCGCTAA
- a CDS encoding HU family DNA-binding protein — translation MNKLDLIQVLKKRTDLTREGAAEVVEIFFDSLIDALANGDRVEIRGLCSFHVKDYKSYIGRNPKTGERVLIPGKKLPFFKAGKELKEGVDY, via the coding sequence TTGAACAAACTTGACCTTATCCAGGTACTTAAAAAAAGAACGGATTTGACCAGAGAGGGAGCCGCTGAGGTTGTGGAGATTTTCTTTGACTCCCTGATTGATGCCCTTGCAAATGGTGATAGGGTCGAAATTAGGGGGTTATGCTCCTTCCACGTTAAAGATTACAAGTCATATATCGGCAGGAACCCCAAAACTGGAGAACGAGTCCTGATACCCGGCAAGAAACTACCTTTCTTCAAAGCAGGGAAAGAGTTGAAGGAGGGGGTTGATTATTGA